One segment of Bradyrhizobium sp. CB2312 DNA contains the following:
- a CDS encoding MFS transporter → MRQVPAGQARGPLAVVLALGTAQTIAWASSYYLPAILAAPIARDLGLAPAYVFGALSAALVISGLLGPRVGHAIDTFGGRSLLAISNLVFVAGLLLLSVAHGVAVLITAWILLGIGMGMGLYEAAFATLARIYGTNARRTITGITLIAGFASTLGWPLTTWLASEYGWRVACQVWAIIHIALALPLNLSLPRAVPLDQQPRPGTAASQRPGRQSETFAMVLLAYMFAAASFVSSGISAILPTMLVAFGATPAQALLAGALVGPAQVGARVLEAGWLARFHPLLSARLAMLMNPIGVVALVAGGPLLATTFTVLYGAGNGIITIARGTLPLALFGPAGFGKRVGMISLPSRVTGAAAPLALGLMVEHIGSSALWISALVSLSAFFALLLLRTEQATAPLQVGEQNS, encoded by the coding sequence ATGAGGCAAGTCCCTGCGGGCCAGGCCCGAGGCCCGCTCGCCGTCGTGCTCGCGCTCGGCACCGCGCAGACGATTGCGTGGGCGTCGAGCTACTATCTCCCTGCGATCCTGGCTGCGCCGATCGCGCGGGACCTCGGTCTCGCGCCGGCTTACGTGTTCGGAGCTCTGTCGGCCGCGCTCGTCATCTCCGGATTGCTCGGCCCACGCGTGGGGCATGCCATCGATACGTTCGGAGGGCGCAGCCTGCTCGCGATCTCGAACCTCGTCTTCGTGGCGGGCTTGCTGCTCCTGTCCGTGGCCCACGGCGTAGCGGTGCTGATCACGGCCTGGATATTGCTCGGGATCGGCATGGGCATGGGCCTCTATGAGGCGGCCTTCGCGACGCTCGCCCGCATCTACGGCACCAATGCGCGGCGAACCATCACCGGCATCACCCTGATCGCTGGCTTCGCCAGCACGCTCGGCTGGCCCCTCACGACGTGGCTGGCCTCCGAGTACGGCTGGCGTGTCGCGTGCCAGGTGTGGGCGATCATCCATATCGCTCTCGCCTTGCCGCTCAATCTGTCGCTGCCGCGCGCCGTCCCATTGGACCAGCAGCCGCGACCGGGCACGGCTGCGAGCCAACGACCTGGACGCCAGAGCGAGACCTTCGCGATGGTGCTGCTGGCTTACATGTTTGCCGCGGCAAGCTTCGTCAGCTCGGGAATCTCGGCCATTCTGCCGACCATGCTAGTTGCGTTCGGTGCGACCCCGGCACAGGCCTTGCTCGCGGGCGCGTTGGTCGGGCCTGCGCAGGTCGGCGCGCGCGTTCTGGAGGCCGGATGGCTGGCGCGGTTTCATCCGCTGCTCTCGGCGAGGCTGGCCATGCTCATGAATCCGATCGGTGTCGTTGCACTGGTCGCGGGCGGCCCGTTGCTCGCGACGACGTTCACGGTGCTGTACGGAGCGGGCAATGGCATCATCACCATTGCCCGTGGTACGCTGCCGTTGGCGCTGTTTGGGCCGGCGGGTTTCGGCAAGCGCGTCGGCATGATCTCGCTGCCTTCCAGAGTAACGGGTGCCGCCGCGCCGCTCGCGCTGGGGCTGATGGTCGAGCACATCGGCAGCAGTGCGCTGTGGATCAGCGCGCTCGTTTCGCTCTCGGCCTTCTTTGCGCTCTTGCTGCTTCGTACGGAGCAGGCAACAGCGCCCCTCCAGGTGGGAGAGCAAAATTCCTAA
- a CDS encoding NAD(P)-binding domain-containing protein, which yields MTTVAIIGAGPVGLAAAAHVLERGMSPIVLEAGPEVGHAVRQWQHVQLFSPWAYNVDKAAARTLAPTGWNSPDPQSYPTGGELLDRYLAPLATRTPLREAIRTSSRVTAISRVGFDKAKTRGRAQAPFEIRYQNGKGPEVLRADAVIDTSGTWFSPNPAGRNGLPAIGEPERGDRIAYGMPDVRGAGRSRYAGKTVAVLGAGHSAVGTLIDLVHLADEVPGTQALWLLRGADPAKAFGGGRNDKLAARGELGSAFAALVAAGRIKVETEFGVTHLSDSEGRLKIAAGSCCGGRSVVADELIVSTGFRPDLSFLSELRLRLDPAIEAPVALAPLIDPNEHSCGTVRPHGARELSHDEPGFYLAGMKSYGRAPTFLMMTGYEQVRSIAAELAGDKEAATRVELVLPETGVCTRGGVETASATGCCGGPAKEESSACCAADESAKKAGAAGCGCS from the coding sequence ATGACGACGGTAGCCATCATCGGGGCAGGGCCTGTCGGCCTCGCAGCGGCCGCGCACGTGCTGGAGCGCGGCATGTCACCCATCGTTTTGGAGGCTGGCCCGGAAGTGGGGCACGCGGTCCGTCAGTGGCAACATGTCCAGCTGTTCTCGCCGTGGGCGTACAACGTCGACAAGGCCGCTGCGCGCACGCTGGCCCCGACGGGATGGAATTCGCCGGACCCTCAGTCCTATCCGACCGGCGGCGAGCTGCTTGACCGATACCTCGCGCCACTCGCAACGCGAACGCCGCTGCGTGAGGCGATCCGGACCTCCAGCCGCGTCACCGCCATCAGCCGCGTCGGCTTCGACAAGGCGAAGACCAGGGGCAGAGCGCAGGCGCCTTTCGAAATCCGCTACCAGAACGGCAAGGGCCCCGAAGTTCTGCGTGCCGACGCCGTCATCGACACCTCAGGCACATGGTTCTCCCCCAATCCCGCCGGCCGCAACGGCTTGCCCGCGATCGGCGAGCCCGAGCGCGGCGACCGCATCGCCTATGGCATGCCGGACGTCCGGGGAGCGGGCCGCTCCCGATATGCCGGCAAGACCGTTGCTGTCCTGGGCGCGGGTCATTCGGCGGTGGGCACATTGATCGATCTCGTTCATCTCGCCGACGAAGTGCCGGGTACGCAGGCCCTCTGGCTTCTGCGCGGCGCCGATCCCGCAAAGGCCTTCGGTGGTGGTCGAAATGACAAGCTCGCTGCGCGCGGCGAGCTTGGCAGCGCCTTCGCTGCACTTGTTGCCGCCGGCAGGATCAAGGTCGAAACAGAGTTCGGCGTCACGCATCTCTCGGACTCCGAAGGTCGCCTCAAGATCGCGGCCGGCTCCTGTTGCGGTGGCCGCAGCGTGGTCGCGGACGAGCTGATCGTATCGACGGGCTTCCGTCCCGACTTGTCGTTTCTTTCCGAACTGCGCCTGCGGCTCGACCCGGCCATCGAGGCGCCGGTCGCCCTCGCGCCGCTCATCGACCCCAACGAGCATAGCTGCGGCACTGTGCGGCCGCACGGCGCGCGCGAACTCTCCCATGACGAGCCAGGTTTCTACCTGGCTGGCATGAAGTCTTATGGCCGAGCGCCGACCTTCCTGATGATGACAGGCTACGAGCAGGTCCGCTCGATTGCGGCGGAGCTTGCTGGCGACAAGGAAGCCGCGACAAGGGTCGAGCTTGTGCTGCCGGAGACCGGCGTCTGTACGCGCGGCGGTGTCGAAACAGCCAGCGCGACGGGTTGCTGCGGCGGCCCGGCGAAGGAGGAGTCGTCAGCCTGTTGTGCCGCTGATGAATCGGCCAAGAAGGCTGGAGCTGCGGGGTGCGGTTGCTCATGA
- a CDS encoding metalloregulator ArsR/SmtB family transcription factor, with protein MKIADAAARLEALGNQTRLQIYRALVRAGHSGMPVGRLQEKLKIPASTLSHHIKSLVAVGLVSQVRESTTLVCHANFDAMRGLVDFLAAECCADEVGCTGAQSAA; from the coding sequence ATGAAGATCGCCGACGCAGCAGCACGTTTGGAAGCCCTGGGTAATCAGACCCGGCTTCAGATCTATCGCGCCCTGGTCCGGGCCGGGCATTCGGGCATGCCCGTCGGTCGCTTGCAGGAGAAGCTGAAAATCCCGGCATCGACGCTGTCTCACCACATCAAGTCTCTGGTCGCGGTCGGGCTCGTCAGCCAGGTCCGCGAATCCACGACCCTCGTTTGTCACGCAAACTTCGACGCGATGCGGGGGCTGGTGGATTTCCTGGCGGCGGAGTGCTGTGCGGACGAAGTCGGATGCACGGGCGCTCAATCGGCGGCCTGA
- a CDS encoding metalloregulator ArsR/SmtB family transcription factor encodes METEEAVLALAALSQSTRLEAFRTLVRHEPDGLPAGDLARQLEVPPNTLSAHLSILTRARLVTSERRSRSIIYRANLAEFRDVAVFLLRDCCGGRPEVCEPVVDSLQACCSPKRKGKARV; translated from the coding sequence ATGGAAACTGAAGAGGCCGTGCTGGCGCTTGCCGCCCTGTCCCAGTCGACCCGTCTGGAGGCCTTCCGGACGCTGGTCAGGCACGAGCCCGACGGCCTTCCGGCCGGCGACCTTGCCCGGCAGCTGGAAGTCCCGCCGAACACGCTGTCGGCCCATCTGTCGATCCTGACGCGCGCGCGCCTCGTCACCTCCGAGCGCCGCAGCCGCTCGATCATCTACCGCGCCAACCTCGCCGAATTCCGCGATGTCGCGGTTTTCCTGCTGCGGGATTGCTGCGGCGGACGGCCGGAGGTCTGCGAGCCGGTGGTCGACAGCCTGCAAGCCTGCTGCTCTCCAAAGCGAAAGGGGAAAGCCCGTGTCTGA